The Thermosulfurimonas sp. F29 genome includes a window with the following:
- the acs gene encoding acetate--CoA ligase alpha subunit, which produces MMEKFFNPESIAVIGAAREPGKVGHDVVRNLLESGFSGRIYPINPKASEIAGLRAYPSVTAVPDKIDLAVVAVRAPLVPRILEECGHKGIGAAVVLSAGFKESGREGARLEQELGEVAKRFGIRVIGPNCLGILDTYHRVNATFAALKPLRGHIGFFSQSGALCLALLEWSKAEKVGLSRFISLGNKCDVSELECLRLLGDDPHTRVIMGYLEGVEDGRTFTEVARRIARKKPIIIFKSGVTAAGARAASSHTGSLAGSEVAFEAAVRRAGIIRAHTLREFFNLALLLAFQPLPRGPNLGILTNSGGPGIVAADACEHSTLELPTLSTDTVEKLRKILPPYAAFFNPVDITGDADAQRYAGALEILIEDERLDSLLVILSRTATVDPEEVAEHLGKRKSPKPIVACFLGHESIKKARRKLLKHRIPHFTYPEEAITSLEKVWLYQYRCSKPSASRHRPSVDFKRAASILQQVRAEDRSQLFDYEVKEILQAYGFRFPKSLIARTTDEAVIAARAIGYPVVLKIVSPQIIHKSDVGGVKINIRSDEELIQAFQAMTMRARQAVPGATVLGVLVQEMVSRGKETIVGFTRDSQFGPLVMFGLGGIYVEILKDVSFRLAPLSPEEALEMVREIKAYPLLKGIRGEPESDIPALVKSIVNLAQLATDFPELNEGEINPLIVCPKGQGVVAVDARLSLGV; this is translated from the coding sequence ATGATGGAAAAATTTTTTAATCCCGAATCCATTGCTGTTATCGGAGCAGCGCGTGAGCCCGGCAAGGTAGGGCACGATGTGGTTCGCAATCTTCTTGAGAGTGGGTTTTCGGGAAGGATATATCCCATAAATCCCAAGGCCTCAGAAATCGCGGGGCTCAGAGCTTATCCCTCAGTCACAGCGGTACCGGATAAGATTGATCTGGCTGTAGTAGCGGTAAGGGCTCCTCTCGTACCCAGGATTCTAGAAGAGTGTGGCCATAAAGGTATCGGGGCGGCGGTAGTTCTTTCGGCGGGCTTTAAGGAATCCGGACGGGAGGGAGCCAGACTGGAACAGGAGCTTGGTGAAGTTGCTAAAAGGTTCGGTATCAGGGTCATAGGTCCCAACTGTTTAGGGATTCTGGACACCTATCATCGGGTTAATGCCACTTTTGCCGCCCTGAAACCCCTCAGGGGGCACATAGGTTTCTTTTCACAATCCGGAGCCCTGTGCCTGGCCCTTCTGGAATGGTCAAAAGCGGAAAAAGTGGGACTTTCAAGATTCATCAGTTTGGGAAACAAGTGTGATGTTTCGGAGCTGGAATGTTTGCGTCTTTTGGGAGATGATCCCCACACCAGAGTAATAATGGGATATCTGGAGGGCGTCGAGGACGGGCGCACTTTTACCGAAGTAGCCAGGAGGATAGCCCGCAAAAAACCTATAATCATCTTCAAGAGCGGGGTGACCGCTGCCGGAGCGCGGGCGGCTTCTTCACATACCGGGTCTCTCGCCGGCTCGGAGGTGGCCTTCGAGGCGGCGGTGCGAAGGGCGGGAATCATTCGGGCCCATACCCTCCGTGAATTCTTCAATCTGGCTCTCCTCCTCGCTTTTCAGCCTCTGCCCCGGGGACCCAATCTGGGCATTCTAACCAATTCGGGAGGACCGGGTATCGTGGCGGCAGATGCCTGCGAACACTCGACTCTGGAATTACCCACTCTTTCCACGGATACGGTGGAAAAACTACGGAAGATCCTCCCGCCCTATGCCGCTTTTTTTAATCCTGTGGATATTACCGGTGACGCCGATGCTCAGCGGTATGCCGGAGCCCTGGAAATTCTCATTGAGGACGAACGCCTGGATAGCCTCCTCGTAATCCTCTCCCGCACCGCCACCGTTGATCCCGAGGAGGTTGCTGAACACCTGGGAAAAAGAAAGAGTCCAAAACCCATAGTTGCCTGTTTTTTAGGCCATGAAAGCATTAAGAAGGCCCGACGAAAACTCCTGAAACACAGAATTCCCCATTTTACCTATCCTGAAGAAGCGATAACCTCTCTTGAGAAAGTATGGCTCTATCAATACCGATGTAGTAAACCTTCGGCTTCCCGTCATCGGCCATCGGTAGATTTTAAGCGAGCTGCTTCCATACTCCAGCAAGTGCGTGCCGAGGATCGCTCCCAGCTATTTGATTACGAAGTCAAGGAAATACTTCAGGCTTACGGTTTTCGCTTTCCCAAGTCTCTTATAGCCCGTACCACCGACGAGGCCGTAATCGCTGCTCGAGCCATCGGCTATCCGGTAGTCCTGAAGATCGTTTCCCCTCAGATAATCCACAAAAGCGATGTCGGGGGAGTCAAGATCAATATTCGCAGTGACGAAGAATTGATCCAGGCTTTTCAAGCCATGACTATGCGGGCCCGGCAGGCTGTTCCGGGGGCTACGGTATTGGGAGTTCTGGTCCAGGAAATGGTCTCCCGGGGAAAGGAAACCATCGTGGGATTCACACGCGACTCTCAATTCGGTCCTCTGGTAATGTTTGGCCTGGGGGGTATCTATGTGGAAATTTTGAAAGATGTGAGCTTTCGGCTGGCCCCCCTGTCTCCGGAGGAAGCGCTGGAGATGGTGCGTGAAATCAAGGCGTATCCATTGCTTAAGGGAATACGGGGAGAGCCCGAGAGCGATATCCCCGCTCTGGTAAAAAGCATCGTAAATTTGGCCCAACTGGCCACCGATTTTCCGGAATTAAACGAAGGAGAAATAAATCCTTTAATAGTTTGCCCTAAAGGCCAAGGAGTTGTGGCCGTAGACGCCCGCCTCAGTTTGGGAGTTTAA
- a CDS encoding IS110 family transposase codes for MFYIGIDVAKNSFQFCILHPQKGKLVSKNLPMSSKGFEDFLQTLSAYTPNHIVLESSGRFHLPLLAFLLDQDFRVSLLNPKMVHHFVRFVSANNPSKSDKKDAFLLALFALSNPHLLKPATLPSETKLLARQIQKLKQEIAEAKTQIKHSLAALFPEAEKHFNVFSRAFLEILSRYPSAKRIAKAGWGKIDYILSRLPGRKPSFSAQDLVQVAQNSVGISHKGLEKILQIYIQKIFFLQSMIEKLEKDLQTEIETTMKTQLECLSSIKGISRDLASRFLAEVENIKRFSNAKKLIKYAGTDPVVKQSGKWKVRMNISKQGNPYLRNILFQMAVGTVKWEKTFQHYFRRKYTQFRSYKKAMIAVVNKLIRVIYALSTRNQFFDPSKLAPAGVPHA; via the coding sequence ATGTTCTACATAGGTATCGATGTCGCCAAAAATTCCTTCCAGTTCTGTATCCTTCACCCACAAAAGGGAAAGCTCGTATCCAAAAACCTCCCCATGTCTTCCAAAGGCTTCGAAGACTTCCTCCAAACTCTCTCCGCCTATACCCCAAACCATATCGTCCTTGAATCCTCCGGACGCTTCCACCTCCCTCTCCTCGCCTTCCTCCTGGACCAGGACTTCCGGGTATCCCTCCTCAACCCTAAAATGGTTCATCACTTCGTCCGGTTCGTCTCCGCTAACAACCCCTCTAAGTCCGATAAAAAAGACGCCTTCCTCCTGGCGCTCTTTGCCCTCTCCAATCCCCACCTCCTTAAACCAGCTACCCTCCCCTCCGAAACCAAACTCCTGGCCCGACAAATCCAAAAACTCAAACAGGAAATCGCCGAGGCCAAAACCCAAATCAAACACTCCCTCGCCGCCCTTTTCCCCGAAGCCGAAAAACACTTCAATGTCTTCTCTCGGGCCTTCCTTGAAATCCTCAGCCGCTACCCCTCCGCTAAAAGAATTGCCAAAGCCGGTTGGGGAAAAATAGACTATATCCTCTCCCGACTGCCGGGCCGTAAACCTTCCTTCTCCGCTCAAGACCTCGTGCAGGTGGCCCAAAACTCGGTGGGGATCTCTCATAAAGGCCTGGAAAAAATCCTCCAAATTTACATCCAAAAGATCTTCTTCCTCCAATCCATGATCGAAAAACTGGAAAAAGACCTCCAGACGGAGATCGAAACTACCATGAAAACTCAGCTGGAATGCCTCTCCTCCATAAAAGGCATCTCCCGCGACCTCGCCTCCAGGTTCCTGGCCGAAGTCGAAAACATAAAACGCTTCAGTAACGCCAAAAAACTGATCAAATATGCCGGAACAGATCCCGTGGTCAAACAATCCGGAAAATGGAAGGTCCGTATGAACATCTCCAAACAGGGAAATCCTTACCTTCGAAATATCCTCTTCCAGATGGCCGTAGGAACGGTCAAGTGGGAGAAAACTTTTCAGCATTACTTCCGAAGGAAATACACCCAGTTCAGAAGCTATAAAAAAGCCATGATAGCCGTAGTTAACAAACTGATCCGGGTAATCTATGCCCTCTCTACTCGTAATCAATTCTTCGATCCTTCTAAACTTGCTCCTGCGGGGGTGCCCCATGCCTAG
- the ybgF gene encoding tol-pal system protein YbgF, producing MRLTLFLFLMVIFTGCVASQEQLQDLSVRISALETQASLQEKRLSALEKALREQKQRLAALEKRLSALEKATGTLTEKRAEILAEIDRTRAEIARLNGLLEELSYQQKQDREAFSEFQGEVLRRLSALEKGKTPSGESARVQKSPPEKPSEEDLYKEGLSALKQKDYEAARRVFRRYLELYPRGKYAANAYFWIGETYYAEKRYEEAILEYQKVIDRYPKHYKVPAALLKQGLSFLRIGDTEAARILFRKIVKQYPRSEQAPLARKYLKRLRR from the coding sequence GTGCGGTTGACCTTGTTTTTATTTTTGATGGTGATTTTTACCGGTTGCGTGGCCTCTCAGGAGCAGTTGCAGGATCTCTCCGTGCGGATCTCCGCGCTGGAGACTCAGGCCTCCCTTCAGGAAAAGCGGCTTTCGGCCCTGGAAAAGGCCCTTCGCGAGCAAAAACAGAGGCTCGCCGCTCTGGAAAAGCGTCTCTCGGCCCTGGAGAAGGCCACCGGAACCCTTACCGAAAAGAGGGCCGAGATCCTGGCCGAGATAGACAGGACCCGGGCCGAAATAGCTCGACTTAACGGTCTCCTTGAGGAGTTATCCTATCAGCAGAAGCAGGATCGGGAGGCCTTCTCCGAGTTTCAGGGGGAGGTTCTTCGTCGACTGAGCGCCCTGGAGAAGGGGAAGACCCCGTCCGGCGAATCCGCCCGGGTGCAGAAGAGCCCCCCGGAAAAGCCTTCGGAGGAGGACCTCTATAAAGAAGGACTCTCCGCGTTAAAGCAGAAAGACTACGAAGCGGCACGCCGGGTCTTCCGCCGGTACCTGGAACTCTATCCCCGGGGGAAGTACGCCGCCAACGCCTACTTCTGGATCGGCGAGACCTATTACGCGGAGAAACGCTACGAGGAGGCCATTCTGGAATACCAGAAGGTCATCGACCGGTACCCCAAGCACTACAAGGTTCCGGCGGCGCTTCTCAAGCAGGGGCTTTCCTTTCTCCGCATCGGGGACACCGAGGCCGCCCGGATCCTCTTCCGCAAGATCGTGAAGCAGTATCCCCGCAGCGAACAGGCCCCCCTCGCCCGGAAATACCTGAAGCGTTTGCGTCGTTGA